A stretch of Corynebacterium timonense DNA encodes these proteins:
- a CDS encoding helix-turn-helix domain-containing protein, which produces MDLAEAVRRRRRELNLTQEELAELAQVAERTVRAIEAGKQTVQLDKASQVLSAIGLEFSVQVHVPEALR; this is translated from the coding sequence GTGGATCTTGCTGAGGCGGTGCGTAGGCGCCGTCGCGAACTGAATTTGACCCAGGAAGAACTCGCGGAGCTAGCGCAGGTGGCAGAGCGGACGGTTCGGGCGATCGAAGCCGGCAAGCAGACAGTGCAACTAGATAAGGCCTCGCAGGTTTTGAGCGCAATCGGACTCGAATTTTCGGTGCAGGTTCACGTCCCTGAGGCGCTGCGATGA
- a CDS encoding NAD-dependent epimerase/dehydratase family protein has product MKIAVTGASGNVGTAVLRALQADETVSQIVGISRRTPPEVEPYVGVEWHSVDVGAAAGPDETITALTRAFEGVDVVIHLAWIIYPNHDRELLRRVNVEGTQRTLEACVAAGVRHVVVASSVGAYSPDPARAEVSSPEEASPLRAEDFPARGIEGSHYSEDKGKVEELLDAFEAAHPEITLARLRPGLIFQPAAASEIKRFFLGSAAPVQLLDTVRPLLVPLPKGVRAQAVHADDMAQAYRLAATRRATGAFNICADDVLYPKDLAELVGQGRFVEVPPKLVRSALAAAHASGAVPADAGWVDMAMGVPLLDNSRAKRELGWEPTRSAKDTVRELISAMIDGEGHNSPSLWAERAPDAGRGAAPIVAPGAADGSVDRGRLSTYLAAHLASARQAADLLDEMTLDYQDTGVFAEIARVAGEVRRERDFLEQLARELERRPKPARAAAAQLRGRVGRGAAKRTQLALLQDADALYQAISAKMGLWETLRDNAAGLGVQPSVFEEFLASAHDQFEPVSAIHAYAARTALRG; this is encoded by the coding sequence ATGAAGATCGCAGTGACGGGCGCGTCCGGCAACGTCGGCACCGCCGTGCTGAGGGCGTTGCAGGCAGACGAGACGGTCTCGCAGATCGTGGGCATTTCGCGGCGCACGCCGCCCGAGGTGGAGCCGTACGTCGGCGTGGAGTGGCACAGCGTCGACGTCGGCGCCGCGGCCGGGCCGGACGAGACCATTACCGCCCTGACCAGGGCGTTCGAGGGGGTCGACGTGGTGATCCACCTGGCGTGGATCATCTACCCCAACCACGACCGGGAGCTTTTGCGCCGCGTGAACGTCGAGGGCACGCAGCGCACGCTCGAGGCCTGCGTGGCGGCCGGGGTGAGGCATGTCGTGGTGGCGTCGTCCGTCGGTGCCTACAGCCCGGACCCGGCGCGCGCGGAGGTGTCCTCGCCGGAGGAGGCCTCGCCGCTGCGGGCGGAGGACTTCCCCGCGCGCGGCATCGAGGGGTCCCACTACAGCGAGGACAAGGGCAAGGTCGAGGAGCTTCTCGACGCCTTCGAGGCCGCCCACCCCGAGATCACCCTCGCCCGCCTGCGCCCGGGCCTGATCTTCCAGCCGGCCGCGGCGTCGGAAATAAAGCGCTTCTTCCTCGGCTCCGCGGCCCCGGTCCAGCTGCTGGACACGGTGCGCCCTCTGCTCGTGCCGCTACCGAAGGGTGTGCGCGCGCAGGCGGTCCACGCCGACGACATGGCGCAGGCGTACCGCCTCGCGGCGACGAGGCGGGCGACGGGCGCGTTTAACATCTGCGCCGACGACGTGCTGTACCCGAAAGACCTTGCCGAGCTGGTGGGGCAGGGCCGCTTCGTTGAGGTGCCGCCGAAGCTCGTGCGCTCCGCGCTGGCAGCCGCCCACGCCTCCGGCGCTGTGCCCGCGGACGCCGGGTGGGTGGACATGGCAATGGGCGTGCCGCTTTTGGACAACTCTCGTGCCAAGCGGGAGCTGGGCTGGGAGCCGACCCGCTCGGCGAAGGACACGGTGCGCGAGCTGATCAGCGCCATGATCGACGGTGAGGGCCACAACTCCCCGAGCCTGTGGGCCGAACGCGCCCCGGACGCAGGGCGCGGCGCGGCGCCTATCGTCGCGCCGGGTGCCGCGGACGGCTCGGTGGATCGGGGGCGCCTTTCCACCTACCTCGCCGCGCACCTCGCCAGCGCCCGTCAGGCCGCCGACCTGCTCGACGAGATGACGCTGGACTACCAGGACACCGGCGTGTTCGCGGAGATCGCGCGCGTCGCCGGCGAGGTCCGCCGTGAGCGCGATTTTCTGGAGCAGCTCGCCCGCGAGCTCGAGCGGCGTCCAAAGCCGGCGCGGGCGGCCGCCGCGCAGCTGCGCGGGCGCGTCGGGCGCGGCGCGGCGAAGCGCACGCAGCTGGCGCTTCTGCAGGACGCGGACGCGCTGTACCAGGCCATCAGCGCCAAGATGGGGCTGTGGGAGACGCTCCGCGACAACGCCGCCGGCCTCGGTGTTCAGCCGAGCGTCTTTGAGGAGTTCCTCGCCTCCGCGCACGACCAGTTCGAGCCGGTCAGCGCGATCCACGCGTACGCCGCGCGCACCGCGCTGCGCGGGTAG
- a CDS encoding GIY-YIG nuclease family protein → MEATHDANKATGETSPTMTFTSWPVRSGDSLAPLIASDRRRGIYVLEFEDGSRYVGKATNVLSRYNSHVHGSNHHGPWADIVAVLFRDVADGNLDVEERRTIRYFRDRGVPLRNRTGVPESVSESPLDQVISVHQAHHWSLGGTDHCHEDFTRHAMFHPPQSTLTQKAPTSVYEAVLADLAFALEYLVPSAQETERAYWTLSDYPSTAGGRYATLNTGTLEFLVFPRKLLALDLEGWTDHLPDDHPIAYLNLFLDEGVDWSAHDFRTPTIFGFDFTDYDAVSCEALYYPVGSLQQLLETHPELMRAAREFSLTMMRFRRSGLFTRWHSAPLVHEAYTLIGHNQWMAEHPT, encoded by the coding sequence ATGGAAGCAACACACGACGCGAACAAAGCTACCGGCGAGACGTCGCCGACCATGACCTTTACCTCGTGGCCCGTCCGCTCAGGCGACAGCTTGGCCCCGCTTATTGCCAGTGACCGACGCCGTGGCATCTACGTCCTCGAGTTCGAGGACGGGTCCCGGTACGTCGGAAAAGCAACCAACGTTCTCTCCCGCTACAACAGCCACGTTCACGGCTCCAACCACCACGGCCCGTGGGCTGACATCGTCGCCGTCCTTTTCCGCGACGTCGCTGACGGTAACCTCGACGTAGAGGAGAGGCGGACAATTCGTTACTTCCGCGATCGAGGCGTGCCGCTTCGCAACCGCACAGGAGTGCCCGAGAGCGTTTCCGAATCCCCTTTGGACCAGGTCATCTCCGTTCATCAGGCTCATCACTGGTCCTTGGGCGGCACCGACCACTGCCACGAGGATTTCACTCGGCATGCAATGTTCCACCCACCGCAGAGCACATTGACCCAGAAAGCACCCACGTCGGTGTACGAAGCAGTACTCGCTGACCTTGCCTTCGCTCTTGAATACCTCGTACCCAGCGCGCAGGAAACCGAGCGCGCCTACTGGACGCTGTCCGATTATCCCTCCACAGCAGGAGGCAGATACGCGACCCTGAACACGGGCACGCTGGAATTTCTCGTCTTCCCACGGAAACTGCTCGCTCTCGACCTGGAGGGGTGGACTGATCATCTGCCGGATGACCATCCCATCGCGTACCTCAATCTTTTTCTCGACGAGGGCGTCGATTGGTCGGCCCACGACTTTCGCACTCCCACCATCTTCGGTTTCGATTTCACTGACTACGACGCGGTCAGCTGCGAGGCCCTTTACTATCCCGTGGGTTCTCTCCAGCAACTGCTCGAAACACACCCGGAGCTCATGCGGGCAGCACGCGAGTTTTCCCTCACGATGATGCGGTTTCGTCGTTCCGGGCTTTTCACACGATGGCACAGTGCGCCGCTGGTCCACGAGGCCTATACCCTCATTGGCCACAACCAATGGATGGCGGAACACCCCACCTAA
- a CDS encoding polysaccharide deacetylase family protein: protein MLPLIGAAGSAASCAAPDAGPTSRTQEAPPATTTATTTTAAPETPQPADVAARYRDAVPSAWGVDLPGIVASLAPGTTSIALTFDACGGPHGSLIDDPLLALLEEQAVPATLFWNKRWIDANPQRAQQIAQNPLFQIENHGTAHKPLSVNGRAAYGIPGTATPDELVEEIEGNRRFLREFLGVESNWFRSGTAFYDDVAVEIARDLGVSLAGFAVNGDAGATLPGPAVASALRHSSAGAIVLMHMNQPGRGTADGVREAIPQLRAAGFTFVALGEAPVGRRASTMPHVH from the coding sequence GTGCTCCCGCTGATCGGCGCGGCGGGCAGCGCGGCCTCGTGCGCGGCGCCCGACGCCGGCCCCACATCCCGCACGCAGGAGGCGCCGCCAGCGACCACGACGGCGACGACCACGACGGCGGCACCCGAGACGCCCCAGCCCGCGGACGTCGCGGCGCGGTATCGCGACGCCGTGCCCAGCGCGTGGGGGGTCGACCTGCCGGGAATCGTGGCCTCGCTCGCCCCAGGCACGACGTCGATCGCGCTCACCTTCGACGCCTGCGGCGGGCCGCACGGCTCGCTTATCGACGACCCCCTGCTCGCCCTCCTCGAGGAGCAGGCGGTGCCGGCGACGCTGTTTTGGAACAAGCGCTGGATCGACGCGAACCCGCAGCGGGCGCAGCAGATCGCGCAGAACCCGCTGTTCCAGATTGAAAACCACGGCACTGCGCACAAGCCGCTGTCCGTCAACGGCCGCGCCGCCTACGGCATCCCGGGCACGGCCACCCCGGACGAGCTGGTGGAAGAAATCGAGGGCAACCGCCGGTTCCTGCGCGAGTTTCTCGGCGTGGAGTCGAACTGGTTCCGCTCGGGGACGGCCTTCTACGACGACGTGGCCGTGGAGATTGCGCGCGACCTCGGCGTCAGCCTCGCCGGGTTCGCCGTCAACGGCGACGCCGGGGCCACCCTGCCTGGGCCCGCTGTGGCCAGCGCCCTCCGGCACAGCAGCGCGGGGGCCATTGTGCTCATGCACATGAATCAGCCCGGGCGCGGGACAGCCGACGGCGTGCGGGAAGCGATCCCGCAGCTGCGCGCGGCGGGGTTCACCTTCGTGGCACTCGGGGAGGCGCCGGTGGGGCGCCGCGCGTCTACAATGCCCCACGTACATTAG
- a CDS encoding acyl-CoA carboxylase subunit epsilon, which produces MTAPTFSVVKGNPTDEELAALTAVLAELQAAATATAGPDDRNLWGRPSPLRHPDVFNPGAFANITYF; this is translated from the coding sequence ATGACCGCACCGACGTTCAGCGTTGTCAAGGGCAACCCGACCGACGAGGAACTCGCCGCCCTCACCGCCGTCCTCGCCGAGCTGCAGGCAGCCGCCACCGCGACCGCCGGCCCCGACGACCGCAACCTCTGGGGCCGGCCCTCCCCGCTGCGCCACCCCGACGTGTTCAACCCCGGCGCCTTCGCCAACATCACCTACTTCTGA
- a CDS encoding acyl-CoA carboxylase subunit beta — MTSSKPDLSTTAGRLQDLRNRLEEAQAPVGQDAVEATRAAGKATARDRVEKLLDAGSFVETDALARHRVEAYKMDRTKPPTDGVITGYGLIDGRRVCVFSQDSTIFDGAVGEVYAEKVLKLYDLATKTGVPVVGIYDSAGPRVQEGVVAAAMQAKILRAAAQASGLIPQIAVVAGPTAGLSAAQVPLSDIVILAEGAALHLTDPDIVTKVSGHEATAQSLGGASVHAADTGLAQLTAPTDTAAVDLARELVGYLPDNNRAASPIAAPSEPGEADLNAFIPDDDAAAYDVHDVISAVTDGDLLELGANYADNVVTGFAHVGGRAVGVVANQPSSLAGCLTTAAARKAARFIRTCDAFNLPLVLFVDSPGFVPTAEEEHAGSLSGAAALAYAFAEAQVGTVTVVTRKAFGESYALMGSKLLGADLVFAWPTAQIALADASTAADALGVDKQAYEDENLNPYVATERGLVDSVIEPAATRSQLLEGLRLLERKVVYPAMKKHGNIPL; from the coding sequence ATGACTTCCTCCAAACCCGACTTGTCCACGACCGCTGGCCGCCTTCAGGACCTGCGCAACCGCCTGGAGGAGGCCCAGGCGCCGGTCGGGCAGGACGCCGTCGAGGCGACGCGTGCCGCGGGGAAGGCGACGGCGCGCGATCGCGTCGAGAAGCTGCTCGATGCCGGCTCCTTCGTGGAAACGGACGCGCTCGCCCGCCACCGGGTCGAGGCCTACAAGATGGACCGCACCAAGCCGCCCACAGACGGCGTGATCACGGGCTACGGGCTTATCGACGGCCGACGGGTCTGCGTCTTTTCCCAGGACTCCACCATCTTCGACGGCGCCGTCGGCGAGGTCTACGCGGAGAAGGTACTCAAGCTCTACGACCTGGCGACCAAGACGGGTGTGCCGGTGGTCGGCATCTACGATTCGGCCGGCCCGCGCGTCCAGGAGGGCGTCGTCGCCGCAGCGATGCAAGCGAAGATCCTGCGCGCCGCCGCCCAGGCGTCGGGGCTGATCCCCCAGATCGCCGTGGTCGCCGGCCCGACGGCGGGCCTGTCGGCGGCGCAGGTGCCGCTCTCGGACATCGTCATCCTGGCCGAGGGCGCCGCGCTGCACCTGACCGACCCGGACATCGTGACCAAGGTCAGCGGCCATGAGGCCACCGCGCAATCCCTGGGCGGGGCGTCCGTCCACGCCGCGGACACCGGCCTCGCCCAGCTGACCGCCCCGACCGACACCGCCGCCGTGGACCTCGCCCGCGAGCTGGTGGGGTACCTGCCGGACAACAACCGCGCCGCCTCCCCCATCGCCGCACCGTCCGAGCCGGGCGAGGCGGACCTCAACGCGTTCATCCCCGACGACGACGCCGCGGCCTACGACGTCCACGACGTCATCTCCGCCGTCACCGACGGCGACCTGCTCGAGCTCGGCGCGAACTACGCGGACAACGTGGTCACCGGCTTCGCCCACGTCGGCGGGCGCGCCGTCGGCGTGGTAGCCAACCAGCCGTCCTCGCTGGCCGGCTGCCTCACCACCGCGGCGGCGCGCAAGGCTGCGCGCTTCATCCGCACCTGCGACGCCTTCAACCTGCCGCTGGTCCTGTTCGTCGACTCGCCCGGCTTCGTCCCCACCGCCGAGGAGGAGCACGCCGGGTCCCTGTCCGGGGCGGCGGCCTTGGCGTACGCCTTCGCGGAGGCGCAGGTGGGCACGGTCACCGTGGTTACCCGCAAGGCGTTCGGCGAGTCCTACGCGCTCATGGGCTCGAAGCTGCTTGGCGCCGACCTCGTCTTCGCGTGGCCGACCGCGCAGATCGCCCTTGCGGACGCGTCGACGGCGGCGGATGCTCTTGGCGTCGATAAGCAGGCGTACGAGGACGAGAACCTCAACCCCTACGTCGCCACCGAGCGCGGCCTCGTCGACTCCGTCATCGAGCCGGCCGCCACCCGCTCCCAGCTTCTCGAGGGCCTCCGCCTCCTCGAGCGCAAGGTCGTCTACCCTGCCATGAAGAAGCACGGCAACATCCCCCTGTAA
- a CDS encoding 3'-5' exonuclease → MTPAAGATARSPHPGYVVVAIETTGFSAADRIVEVGVVQLDPSLRVEEEWDTLVDPGKAIPNTFVHGIAENDTAGAPAFGRVADTVGRMLDGRVPVAHNASFTKRFLFQEFRRAGVDSNLNEQAWIDTRDVAGAHLNLEEDSREAALAAAGVSTPRAHVALLEARATAELFRALTVTFGRTHFAKPVSIARPDRGAGEQGTGAPRLSRTQAAASPTDDVSGGIDIDGDIYAHEYDDAEVVAGWAELTGVRFPKASPRALDALFAACVQELVRSTTGDARLYAIAERRWLGTATLEELGHAYGVTRERIRQLENALRKTFDGLDVLSSAVAEQIERHIGWLAPASRLEARFPALAHRCDGLAGTYEEYFRGLYGRWERSGEWVYRAGFAEHFASSMDRCVDQYGVVDVERLAGLLESSTDDAVRLLEQRPEVAALNGGALFARAKSHQDRAVAILSVEQRPLPAAELAERAGTPDSVRSMANQLAVDERIARVSNGTYALAEWGMEEYSTIVDWIARRIDESEDGSVELSTLLAEAPQRNISESSVRTYVGGVDFTLVDGTVTRSHTRDELLEGDPQEAKHLYKRDGVWQLLVTVTRDHLRGSGFLLPRAVAALYNARVDGETQVPSRLGPYTIRVNRLRQASGSTIRRFLEELGVQLGDRVWLTFEPERFDVTAAPPHDDTLGGLAGLLSSMGLDPDLAADPDAALGRINQALGLEASAPRRRTTAVFRHRYQDEWADIVRAL, encoded by the coding sequence ATGACACCCGCGGCGGGGGCGACGGCCCGCAGCCCGCATCCCGGGTACGTGGTGGTGGCGATAGAAACCACCGGTTTCAGCGCCGCGGACCGGATCGTCGAGGTGGGGGTTGTCCAGCTCGACCCTTCGCTGCGGGTCGAGGAGGAGTGGGACACGCTCGTGGACCCGGGCAAGGCGATCCCGAACACCTTCGTGCACGGGATCGCGGAGAACGACACCGCCGGCGCCCCGGCCTTCGGGCGCGTCGCCGACACGGTCGGGCGCATGCTCGACGGGCGCGTCCCCGTGGCGCACAACGCCAGCTTTACCAAGAGGTTCCTCTTCCAGGAATTCCGTCGGGCGGGGGTGGACTCGAACCTGAACGAACAGGCGTGGATTGATACCCGCGACGTCGCCGGCGCCCACCTCAACCTCGAGGAAGACTCCCGCGAGGCGGCCCTCGCGGCCGCGGGCGTGAGCACTCCGCGCGCTCACGTTGCGCTGCTGGAGGCGCGCGCGACGGCGGAGCTCTTCCGCGCGCTGACCGTCACCTTCGGGCGGACTCATTTTGCGAAGCCCGTCTCCATCGCGCGGCCGGACCGAGGCGCCGGGGAGCAGGGCACAGGCGCGCCTCGGCTGAGCCGGACGCAGGCGGCGGCGAGCCCGACCGACGACGTCTCCGGTGGTATTGATATCGACGGCGACATATACGCACATGAGTACGACGACGCGGAGGTCGTCGCCGGGTGGGCGGAGTTGACGGGGGTGCGGTTCCCCAAGGCGTCGCCACGCGCGCTCGATGCTCTCTTCGCGGCGTGCGTGCAGGAGCTGGTGCGCAGCACGACGGGCGACGCGCGTTTGTACGCCATCGCCGAGCGGCGGTGGCTTGGCACCGCGACCTTGGAGGAGCTCGGCCACGCATACGGGGTGACCCGCGAGCGAATCCGTCAGCTGGAGAATGCGCTGAGAAAGACGTTTGATGGGCTCGACGTCCTCTCGTCCGCAGTCGCGGAGCAGATCGAGCGCCACATCGGGTGGCTGGCCCCGGCATCCCGCCTGGAGGCGAGGTTTCCGGCGCTTGCCCACCGCTGCGACGGTCTCGCGGGCACCTACGAGGAGTACTTTCGCGGGCTGTACGGGCGGTGGGAGCGCAGCGGGGAGTGGGTGTACCGGGCGGGCTTCGCGGAGCACTTCGCGAGCAGCATGGACCGGTGCGTCGACCAGTACGGCGTCGTCGACGTCGAGCGCCTGGCGGGGCTCCTTGAGAGTTCGACGGACGATGCGGTCCGCCTGCTCGAGCAGAGGCCGGAGGTGGCCGCGCTCAACGGCGGCGCGCTCTTCGCGCGGGCGAAGAGCCACCAGGACCGGGCCGTGGCCATCCTGTCCGTGGAGCAGCGGCCGCTGCCGGCCGCGGAGCTCGCCGAGCGTGCCGGCACGCCCGACAGCGTTCGCTCGATGGCGAACCAGCTCGCGGTCGACGAGCGCATTGCCCGCGTCTCCAACGGCACCTACGCCCTCGCCGAGTGGGGGATGGAGGAGTACTCCACGATCGTCGACTGGATCGCGCGCCGCATCGACGAATCCGAGGACGGCAGCGTCGAGCTCAGCACCCTCCTTGCAGAGGCCCCGCAACGCAACATCAGCGAAAGCTCCGTGCGCACCTACGTCGGCGGGGTCGACTTCACGCTTGTCGACGGCACAGTGACCCGCAGCCACACCCGCGACGAGCTGCTCGAGGGCGACCCGCAGGAGGCGAAGCACCTCTACAAGCGCGACGGGGTGTGGCAGCTCCTCGTGACCGTCACTCGCGACCACCTGCGGGGCTCGGGGTTTCTTCTTCCGCGGGCCGTGGCGGCCTTGTACAACGCGCGCGTCGACGGGGAAACGCAGGTGCCCAGCCGGCTGGGTCCTTACACCATTCGCGTGAACCGGCTCCGCCAGGCGTCGGGCTCCACGATCCGCCGCTTCCTCGAGGAGCTCGGCGTTCAGCTCGGCGACAGGGTGTGGCTGACGTTTGAGCCTGAGCGTTTCGACGTCACCGCGGCGCCGCCACACGACGACACGCTGGGCGGCCTCGCCGGCCTGCTGTCGTCGATGGGCCTCGACCCCGATTTGGCCGCGGACCCGGACGCGGCCCTGGGCCGGATTAACCAGGCGCTTGGGCTGGAGGCCAGCGCCCCGCGCCGCCGCACGACCGCGGTGTTCCGGCACCGCTACCAGGACGAGTGGGCCGACATCGTCCGCGCGCTGTAG
- a CDS encoding restriction endonuclease — MVEKRIWGLHNDALKEELVEQGFVSIGWDELGDLRRLPGGRDGIKAELSRLNPEDSTGRINTRAGVIYRFAHVMKPGELIVAPYKPDSTINIGRVTGDYYYEAEAPLHRHRHRVEWLKIGIARNEFSQGALYELGAAITLFTVRRHGSPRV, encoded by the coding sequence ATGGTGGAAAAACGTATCTGGGGCCTGCACAACGACGCGCTCAAAGAAGAGCTGGTCGAACAGGGCTTTGTCAGCATCGGTTGGGATGAACTGGGTGACCTACGACGCCTGCCGGGTGGCCGTGACGGAATTAAAGCGGAACTGTCTCGTCTGAATCCTGAGGATTCCACGGGGCGGATCAACACCCGCGCGGGCGTCATCTACAGGTTTGCCCATGTCATGAAACCCGGGGAACTCATCGTTGCTCCCTACAAACCGGACAGCACAATCAACATTGGTCGCGTCACCGGTGATTACTACTACGAAGCGGAAGCACCCCTTCACCGTCACCGTCACCGGGTTGAATGGCTCAAGATCGGTATAGCGCGCAATGAGTTCAGCCAAGGTGCCCTGTATGAATTGGGCGCAGCGATCACGTTGTTCACGGTGCGGCGACATGGTTCGCCCCGGGTTTAA
- a CDS encoding Maf family protein, whose translation MRLVLASQSPSRRMLLEQGGVRPVLHPAHIDEDALIASLPDAPPADIVAALARAKASAVAGTYPDDVTVGCDSMLLLDGTLLGKPHTTDTTIARWKAQRGRTAHLLTGHAVHYQGEWFTGTTSTAIRFGDVSDADITAYARSGEPLECAGAFTLEALGSWFIDSIDGDPTSVIGLSMPLLRRALYSFGLSASQFWE comes from the coding sequence ATGCGCCTCGTCCTCGCCTCCCAGTCGCCCTCGCGGCGGATGCTGTTGGAGCAGGGCGGCGTCCGGCCCGTCCTACACCCCGCGCACATCGACGAGGACGCGCTCATCGCTTCGCTTCCCGACGCCCCGCCCGCCGACATCGTCGCCGCCCTCGCCCGCGCCAAAGCCTCCGCCGTCGCCGGCACCTACCCCGACGACGTCACCGTCGGCTGCGACTCCATGCTGCTTCTCGACGGCACACTCCTCGGCAAACCCCACACCACCGACACCACCATCGCCCGCTGGAAAGCACAACGCGGCCGCACCGCCCACCTGCTGACCGGCCACGCCGTCCACTACCAGGGCGAATGGTTCACCGGCACCACCTCCACCGCCATCCGCTTCGGCGACGTCTCCGACGCCGACATCACCGCCTACGCCCGCTCGGGGGAGCCCCTCGAATGCGCCGGCGCATTCACCCTCGAAGCGCTGGGCAGCTGGTTCATCGACTCCATCGACGGCGACCCCACCAGCGTCATCGGCCTATCCATGCCGCTTCTGCGCCGCGCCCTGTACTCGTTCGGGCTGTCGGCCTCGCAGTTCTGGGAGTAA
- a CDS encoding HNH endonuclease signature motif containing protein: MDKLSRINDQLESLFDDLSSLFADPDTLAFADVHCQMERLERIANTKAAIDAAFAYICERDDAGRSVGSRYPTAYLTEKLGISRSEAYSRLSRGRKLYAPPEPAPDTPDSTDEPNHDEKEKKDRRRAQDRAGEVSAEKQRIIDRELEALLPGASPNRAQLLADALDAAAGRSPEDLRRWVRRRVDQANARAPKPDRPKDPRGPYRNRSAHIGAQRTDGSCDITITAPAGEAALIKALLDAGLRPGSNLPEDQADKDSRTPAQRRFDQLAAIFNHYESTRSSAGNTGSAQGAASVVVSITLDDLAEADYATRFSTNTGIDINCYDLLRLGLSGSDFIVQFDRAIGMPLSIGKTRLANLPQRLVLLAAQGVCAWEGCTTPFSELEIHHLIPYAGGGPTDIENLVGLCRQHHRCNNDNRDFSGGLRHTQRDPRSERVGVAHPDGTIHFNNTDDATHAPGLRLRHRAPRYPQPAGGDPPLFTDPS, from the coding sequence ATGGACAAGCTCAGCAGGATCAACGACCAGCTCGAATCGCTTTTCGACGACCTATCCAGCCTGTTCGCCGACCCCGATACGCTCGCCTTCGCCGACGTGCACTGCCAGATGGAGCGCCTCGAACGCATCGCCAACACCAAGGCTGCCATCGACGCCGCCTTCGCCTATATTTGCGAGCGCGACGATGCTGGCCGCAGCGTCGGCTCGCGATACCCCACCGCCTACCTGACCGAGAAACTCGGCATCTCCCGGTCCGAGGCCTACAGCCGGCTCTCGCGCGGCCGGAAGCTTTACGCCCCTCCCGAGCCCGCGCCCGATACCCCTGACTCAACCGACGAGCCCAACCACGACGAAAAAGAGAAGAAGGACCGCCGACGCGCACAAGACCGCGCCGGGGAAGTTTCCGCCGAAAAACAGCGCATCATCGACCGGGAGCTCGAGGCCCTGCTCCCCGGTGCCAGCCCGAACCGGGCGCAGCTGCTCGCCGACGCTCTCGACGCTGCGGCGGGGAGGAGCCCCGAGGATCTGCGACGCTGGGTGCGCCGCCGCGTCGACCAGGCGAACGCCCGGGCACCCAAACCCGACCGCCCCAAAGACCCCCGCGGGCCCTACCGCAACCGGTCCGCGCACATCGGCGCACAACGCACCGACGGTTCGTGCGACATCACCATCACGGCGCCAGCCGGGGAGGCCGCGCTGATCAAAGCTCTCCTCGACGCGGGCCTGCGCCCGGGAAGCAACCTGCCGGAGGACCAGGCGGACAAGGACTCTCGCACGCCGGCGCAGCGCCGCTTCGACCAGCTTGCAGCCATCTTCAACCACTACGAGTCCACCCGCTCCAGTGCAGGGAACACCGGATCCGCCCAGGGCGCGGCCTCCGTGGTCGTCTCCATCACCCTCGACGATCTCGCGGAAGCCGACTACGCCACGCGTTTCTCCACGAACACGGGCATCGACATCAACTGCTACGACCTGCTGCGTCTCGGACTGTCCGGCTCGGACTTCATCGTCCAGTTCGACAGAGCCATCGGCATGCCGCTTTCCATCGGCAAGACCCGCCTGGCGAACCTGCCCCAGCGCCTCGTCCTCCTCGCCGCCCAGGGCGTCTGCGCCTGGGAGGGCTGCACCACCCCCTTCAGCGAGCTGGAGATCCACCACCTCATCCCCTACGCGGGCGGAGGGCCGACCGACATCGAGAACCTGGTCGGCCTGTGCAGGCAGCACCACCGGTGCAACAATGACAACCGCGACTTCTCCGGCGGCCTCAGACACACGCAACGGGACCCGAGAAGCGAGCGCGTCGGAGTTGCTCACCCGGACGGGACGATCCACTTCAACAACACCGACGACGCCACCCACGCCCCCGGCCTGCGGCTGCGCCACCGCGCGCCGCGCTACCCGCAACCGGCCGGAGGGGACCCACCCCTGTTCACCGACCCGTCGTAA
- a CDS encoding PH domain-containing protein: METAAITEWTFVQEIAIPDDVSTMLVPGEQAIVAFKTFRDSAIFTSHRLIVRDAQGIRGKKVEVYSLPYSAINMWSTENAGTLDFNAEIELWTRAGKIKIKVGRDLDVRRIDMLISQAVLGAV; this comes from the coding sequence ATGGAAACCGCAGCCATTACCGAGTGGACGTTCGTGCAGGAAATCGCGATCCCCGACGATGTCTCCACCATGCTCGTGCCCGGCGAGCAGGCCATCGTGGCCTTCAAAACCTTCCGCGACAGCGCCATCTTCACCAGCCACCGCCTCATCGTCCGCGACGCGCAGGGCATTCGCGGCAAGAAGGTGGAGGTCTACTCGCTGCCGTACTCGGCGATCAACATGTGGTCCACCGAAAACGCCGGCACGCTCGACTTCAACGCGGAGATCGAGCTGTGGACGCGCGCCGGAAAGATCAAGATCAAGGTCGGCCGCGACCTCGATGTGCGCCGCATCGACATGCTGATCAGCCAGGCCGTGTTGGGGGCGGTGTAA